One region of Culex pipiens pallens isolate TS chromosome 2, TS_CPP_V2, whole genome shotgun sequence genomic DNA includes:
- the LOC120419315 gene encoding serine protease grass-like, whose amino-acid sequence MIRNLAPLALISLISSITSTLLPCDSFFCSTHELVIEPTERDYTPVDIRHRNGVTVLKFGRDPEAGREYPDLLPGTKTCGKYTVNRIRAGQQAALREFPWMAIIRYDKMVHPGCIGTLISKRYVLTAAQCARSDWKPYQVRLGEHTVGRDRDCSLKDAKDCAPPVRDYDIESIVEHWNHNASVNTNDTALLRLKSDVTFEDHIQPICLPTTTTLKNIKLEKYIISGWGWNEHYSTNTVLQKATIPLQDNSKCWISGAALDESHLCAGGTTSGGTCMGDIGVPLGGVTRIEGSGPRFVQFGIASRDMQSCGVPGTTIYTKVAYFMDWIRANMEP is encoded by the exons ATGATTAGAAACCTCGCTCCACTCGCTCTAATCAGCTTGATCAGCTCGATCACCAGCACTTTACTGCCATGCGACAGTTTCTTCTGCTCAACTCACGAACTGGTCATCGAACCAACAGAGCGTGACTACACCCCGGTCGACATCCGCCATCGTAACGGCGTCACGGTGCTCAAATTTGGCCGAGATCCGGAAGCGGGTCGTGAGTATCCTGACCTGCTGCCAGGAACAAAAACTTGTGGTAAATACACGGTGAACAGAATCCGGGCAGGTCAGCAAGCTGCTTTGCGCGAGTTCCCCTGGATGGCCATCATCCGGTACGATAAAATGGTCCATCCAGGTTGCATTGGAACGTTGATCAGCAAGCGTTACGTGCTGACGGCGGCTCAGTGCGCTCGCAGCGATTGGAAGCCGTACCAGGTGCGACTTGGAGAGCATACCGTTGGACGGGATCGGGATTGCAGCTTGAAGGACGCCAAGGACTGTGCTCCACCGGTTCGGGATTACGACATTGAATCGATCGTGGAGCACTGGAATCATAACGCTAGTGTGAACACCAACGATACGGCGCTACTCCGGTTGAAGTCGGACGTTACGTTTGAAG ATCACATCCAACCAATCTGTCTACCAACAACCACAACCCTCAAGAACATCAAGCTCGAAAAGTACATCATCAGTGGTTGGGGTTGGAACGAGCATTACAGCACCAACACGGTCCTTCAAAAAGCTACGATACCCTTGCAAGACAACTCCAAATGTTGGATATCGGGAGCCGCGTTGGACGAGAGTCATCTTTGCGCCGGGGGCACCACTTCCGGTGGAACTTGTATGGGAGATATCGGGGTGCCGCTGGGAGGTGTTACGAGGATTGAAGGAAGTGGGCCAAGGTTTGTGCAGTTTGGGATTGCCTCGCGGGATATGCAGTCGTGCGGTGTGCCAGGGACGACGATCTACACGAAGGTGGCGTACTTTATGGACTGGATTCGGGCGAATATGGAACCGTAA